In Bradyrhizobium sp. WD16, the genomic stretch GTTCGCTGAGCACCACTGGATTGACGCCCAAGACGCAGGTTCAGTACTGGACCGATGCGCTGACCGAGCTTTGCGGGAAATTCGACGTTGATCCCCTGGGAGCGTCCTCACTCGAGGGCCACATCAACTACACGACGGTGTCGCGGCTGAAGCTCTGCCAGATCGAGGCCAGCCAGCACCGCATTGCCCTTCCCAACTCGCGGGTCAGGAAGGCGGAGCATCCCTTCGTCAAGGTCCTGTTCCAGACCTACGGAATATCCCATTTCGAGCAGGATGGGCGCCGCATCGAGCTCATGCCCGGCGATTGTCTCGCCTATGACGTTTCCGGCCCCCATACGATCATCAGCCCGTCGCTGACGCGGCACGAGGTCGTCATCGTGCCGACGGAATTGCTCGAGGAGCGCGGCTTCCATTCGGCGAAGATGCCGGTGTGCAAGGTCTCGGCCCGGACCGGCACCGGCCGGATCGTCCATGACTTTGTCCACGCGGCCTTCGGCGAAGCGCCAAGACTGTCGCCGTCCACCGCGACCAGCCTCGCCGACACCCTGATCGATCTACTGCTCCTGCCTCTTCGCGAGGTCGGGACGATGTCCGATCGCAGCGGTCCAGCCGCCCTGTATCTCAAGGCCCAGGCGTTCATCCGCGACCACCTGCGCGACCCGGAGCTGAGCATCGAGCAGATTTCGGCCGCGCTGGGCTGCAGCAAGCGCTATCTGCACATGATCTTCAGCGACCGCGGCATGACCGTCAGCGACTATATCTGGCAGGCACGGCTGCAGAACTGCCGTCAGGAGCTTGAGGACGCCCAGGGCAAGACCATCACCGACGTCGCGTTCTCGTGGGGCTTTTCCAGCTCGTCGCACTTCAGCCGCGTCTTCCGGCGGTACTTCGGCGTCTCGCCGTCGTCCATCCTCAAGGTGCAGCACCAGCATCATCTCGCCCCGGATGCCTTGATGAAGCAATCGGTCCGGACCTTCAGGTTTCCCAGCGCATAGTTTGGGCGCGGCGCGCTTCTGGCCGCCACGCTGCCCGGCCGATGTCCGTCCGACATCCTCGATGCGGGCGTTCGTCGACAGGCGCGAAGATCGTCGCGTGATGCGACCGACGATCAACCTGGCTCGCCCCTTGCCACGTCTCGCAACGGCGCTCTACTGAGTTCGTTGGCCGCAGCGATCGTCTTCCGCAGAAGCCGCAGGAACTGCTCTGCTTCCTTTTCGGTCAGGCCGCGCAGCATGATCCGCTGCGCGGCCTCGACCGCCGGCACTATCCTGCGAAGAGTTCGCCCGCCCTCAACGGTGAGCCGCAATTCGCGGGCGCGCCTGTCCCGGCTGCTCGGGTGGCGGACCATCAAGCCCTTCTGCACCAAGCGGTCGACGACCCCGGTAATCGTCGTTCGATCATAGGCAATCAATCCGGCCAGCGTCACTTGATCAATTCCCGGGCTCGCGCCGACGGCCGAGAGAGCCGCGTATTGCACGGGGGTGAGGTCAAATCCTGCCTCCTCGACCTCGTTGACGAACACAGCCACCGCGATCTGCTGAAAGCGGCGCGCCAGATGGCCGGGCATCTCATTGTTGTCTCTTACCACACCGCTATCTTTCACCGCGCCCTCCTCAACAATCGGGTTGACTAGTATACTGATGATCAGCATGCTGAGTAAATACCCGGGAGCGCGATCGCTCCGCCCCCGGACAGTCCGGCACGGAGGCGTCTGATGCAGTTCCACCTCAACGGCTTCGAGCCGGGCGATCCGGAAATCGTCGATCCGACCGAGCGGCATTCGCCGCCGGGGGCATCCGGCACCGTTCCGGAAGAGGTCGATGTCCTGATCGTCGGTTGCGGGCCGGCGGGTTTGACCCTGGCGGCGCAGCTTGCTGCCTTCCCTGACATCAAGACCTGCATCGTGGACCAGAAGGCTGGCCGATTGCTCCGCGGCCAGGCCGACGGCATCGCCTGCCGCACGATGGAGATGTTCCACGCCTTCGACTTCAGCGAGCGCGTGCTGAAGGAGGCCTATTGGGTCAACGAGACGACGTTCTGGAAACCGGACGACACCTCCTGTGAGAAGATCGTCCGCAGCGGCAGGGTCCAGGACGTCGAGGACGGGCTCTCGGAATTCCCGCACGTCATTTTGAATCAGGCCCGGGTGCATGACTTCTTCCTCGACCACATGCGCAGATCGGCGGCCAAACTCGAGCCGTACTATGCACGGCGCGCGCTCGAGGTTCGGGCCGACGCGACCGCGGCCGGTGCCGACGGCTCCTCCCGCCCGGTGACCGTCAGGCTCGAGCGCCTCGACCCCTCGCACGAGGGACAGATCGAGACAGTCCGGGCCCGCTTCGTCATCGGCTGCGACGGCGCCCGCAGCACTGTACGCAAATCCATCGGGCGCGTTCTCCACGGCGATTCCGCCAACCATGCCTGGGGAGTGATGGACGTCCTGGCTGTCACCGATTTTCCGGACATTCGCCTGAAATCGCTGATCCAATCCTCGACCGAGGGCAGCATCATCGTCATCCCGAGGGAAGGCGGCTATCTTGTTCGGCTATATGTTGAACTCGCTGCTCTCGACGTGGGCGAGAGGGTCTCCAGCCGCAACGTCACTGTCGATGATCTGATCGCGAAGGCGCAGCGAATTCTCAACCCGTATACGCTCGAGGTGAAAGACATCGCATGGTGGTCCGTTTACGAGATCGGCCAGCGGCTATGCGACAAATTCGACGACGTCCCGGCCGACGAGACCCAGACGCACCTGCCCCGCGTGTTCATAGCCGGCGATGCCTGCCACACCCATAGCCCGAAAGCCGGCCAGGGCATGAACGTATCCATGCAGGATGCCTTCAACCTGGCGTGGAAGCTCGCTTCGGTTCTCCGGAAGCAGTGCGCTCCTCGCCTCCTGCAGACATACTCCGCGGAACGCCAGGCCATTGCGAAGGAGCTGATCGATTTCGACCGAGAATGGGCCGCGATCCTGGCATCCGCGAACAGCGGAGAAGGTGACGGGTTCGATCCCGCCAGGACCCAGAATTATTTCGTCAGACACGGGCGCTACACCGCGGGAACTGCGACGCAGTATCGTCCGTCGATGATCACCGCCGAACCGCGCCATCAGCATCTTGCGACAGGATTCGTCGTCGGCACGCGCCTGCATTCCGCGCCGGTCATCCGTCTCGCGGACGCCAGGCCGGTTCACCTCGGCCATGCCGTCAAGGCTGATGGCCGCTGGCGGATCTTCGCCTTTGCCGGAGCAGAGGATCCGACTGCAGCCAGGTCCGCTATTCACGCCTTGTGCGACTTTCTGGCCGAAGATCCGGACTCTCCCGTCCGGCGGTACACTCCGCGTGCAGAGGACATCGATTCGGTCATCGATGTCCGTGCGGTATTCCAGCAGGGTCATCGCGAGCTCGCCATCGAAGCCCTGCCTTCCTTCCTTCTGCCGCAGAAGGGTCGTTACGGACTTCGCGATTACGAAAAGATCTTCTGCGCCGATCTCGAGGACGGTCGCGACATCTTCAAAATCCGCGGCATCGATCGAGAAGCGGGATGCATGGTCGTCGTCCGGCCGGATCAGTATGTCGCGCATGTTCTCCCGCTCTCGGCTCATGCGCAGCTCGCGGCATTCTTCGACGGCTTCATGTTGCAACGGAACTGAAAGCAGAGCATCGATTACATCCCGGCGCGAGCGTCTCCGTCATGGCCGATCGAGCCGGCGCACTGCGCGGCAGGATGGAGGCCGGCGATCCGCGCCGTTTCCGGCGAGATCCACGGCGTCAATGGCGGGCTGCTGCAGTCGTGCGAGGCAGAGATGCTGGCTGATCCACTGCGGGCGGACGACGAGCAAGAGACCCGCGACAAGGCAGAGTACGCCGCCGGCGGCGAACGCGAGCGGGTAATACTGCGGACCGGCGGCCGCGACGGCGAACGTCGTCGCGGCGGCCGCGCCGTGATGCGCCACGGCAAGGATCGACATGACGCCGCCGATCTGCAGCCGTCCGAACCGATCCAGGCCGATGCGCACGAGGGCCGGCATCGTCGCGGCCGAATCAAGGCCGTAGAGCACGGCGAATTCCGAAAGCTCCCGCAAGCTGAACGAGCTCAGCGGCAGCCACAACAGGAGCACCGCGCGGCCAAAGTAGTAGGCGGCCAGGAGCCGCATTCCTGACAAGCGATCGGCCGCCGCGCCGAAGGCGAGCCCGCCGATCACCGCCGCGATGCCGCTGGCCGCGACTGCGCCGGCGCCCGACGATGCGCTGAGCCCCTCGACACGGCAGATGCTGATCAGGTGATTGCCGACGAGTCCCGTCGATGTGACGCCGCAGACGCATGTCAGGACCAGCAGCAGCCAGAAATTTCCATCCCGCGCCGACGCGGCGACCGACCGCCGCGAGGCGAGAGCCGCATTCCCGACCTGAGCGGAACGGCAACGGTCCGGGATGAAGACGGCGGCACAGGAGATGGCGGCGACGACCACGACCGCCATCGTCGAGATCACCGCCACCCGCCCAAGGCTTTCGATCAGCACCGCCGAAAGCGGCAGCGCGAGCATCGGCGCCGCGAGCGCGCAGGACAGGAACAAGCCGGAGGCGGTGGCACAGTGCTGCGGATAACGTTCGGCGGTGACGACCGATCCCACCACCATCGGCCCGATGCAACCGCTTGCCCCGATGCCAAGCGCCCAGACCAGCGCCAATTGCCGCGGCTGCAGGTCGACGGCCGACAGCAGGAGCATGCCGAGCAGGACGCACAACACGCTCGCGATCGTTCGGCGCAAGCCGACGCGCGCAATGAGGAAGGCCCCCAAGGGCGCGGCCGCGACCGACAACAGCATCCCGGCCGAGATTCCGCCCAACAGCGTCGCTTCCGACCACTGACGCTCGCGCACGAGCGAGTCGGCAATGACAAGCGGCAGGGCGCTCACGACCGCGCTCGAGGCGGTCGCGCCGGCGCTGGCGATCAGCAGTGCATGCCTCGCCACTCTCCCGCGGCGACGCCCGGCAGCGACACTCATCTCATGTTTCTCAAGAGGCGAGGAAGCGCTTCGACGCTTTCCCCGCCGCGCGAACCTATCGATCAGCCTTGGCGTGGCAGCTCGCAGCGTTGGTTTCGCTCACCAGGTCGATGCCTGGATTGTGGTCGAAGAAGCCGCTCGGCATCAGCTTGAATCCGGTGAAGATGCATGGCTGGACGGGAAAGTCCTCCGGACGGACCTGGTGATGGAGCCCAAAGGTGTGCCAGACTACCAGATCCTGGTCGACCAGCGGCCTGTCCTTCTTGACGAAATCGGCGACCCCGCCCGACCCGTCCGAGTGGTTCATGTATTCGCCGGCGGGATAACGCTCCTCGGGATCGAACGCCGTGACCCACAGCTGATTGCTGGTGAAAGCCGAACGACGGCCGGACGGCGAGTTGGCGGCGACGAAGGGCGTCACGGGATGCGTCGGCTCCAGCTTGTAGGCGGTCGGCAGGCCGACGTGGTTCTTGCGCTCGGCGCTTGCGATCCTCCACGCGCGATGGGTTTCCAGATTCGCCCGCCGACCGGCCGCGAGCTCCGAGCGCAGCACCGTCTCCTCCTCGTAGAAGGCGTTGCCATAAGGATTGTCCGGCCCTTCCGGCGCGGCATAGGTGTTCAGTTCGACAACCCTGTTGCGGTCACCGTCGACGCTCATGTCCAGCCGGGCGCAGAAGATATGCTGGTGAATGTGCCCGAGAACGCCCGGCGAGACCTCCTTGCCATAACGACCGGGCTTCCCGGGATGGCAGGCGGTCGTATTGATGACGCCGGTCGCCTTCAGCTCCAGCTCGATCGAGCCGTCCGTGTGGAAATACCAGAAGATGCCGTACTCGTAGTTGGCGACCGTGCAGATGCAGGAGACGACGAACCTGCGGGCCCGGCGGGATTCGACGCGATCGGTGCGAAAATCCCAGTGCTTCCAGAGAAGCCCTGCGTCCTCTTCATGGATGCAGACGGCGTTCTCGATCGTGACGACATCGCCATTCATCGTGGCAAGGTTGGCATCGAGATACTGGATCGCCCCGAGACAATCGCAACCGAGCTTGAGCGAGTTTGCCAGCTTGCCGATTCCATACTCGCCGATGTCGAAGACATTCTTGCGGAAATGACCGAGATCCGGCGTACCGTATGGCACCACCATCTCGACCAGCGATGCACGATACATCACCGGCCTTCCGTCGTAACTGATGTCGTGAAGCGTCAAGCCCTCGCGAGAGTTGAAGCCGATGCGAAAAGCCCACTTGTCCCAGCTGACCTGATGGCCATTGAGCTTGAACGAAACCCCCTCCGGCTGGACAACATTGAGCGGCTTGTAAGGCTGACGGGGCTTGTCGATGAACTGGGCCTCGTAGTTGCCCCCCTTCTTCGGTATCGGAATGATCTCGTGATCGTCGACGCGCAGCACCTCGCCGGTCTTGATGTCGACGATTGCGTTCAGCCCGCCGATCGGATGGGCGTAGAAGTTTTCGTTCTCCCCGAGGCGCAGCCACGCGAAGACGTGGGCAAGGTATCGGCCTTCTTCGTCCGGAATGTCGAAATTCCCGGCGGACCATGGGTCGATGCAAACGCTCTCCATGTCATCGATACCGCGACGCTTGCAGGCGGCGATGAAGTCCGGCGACCGCCTGACCGCTTCCTCGATGGTCGTGAACTGTTCGAGCTGGATCATCGGCTTCGCGGAGGCGATATAGTCCGACTTGAGGACTTTCTTCTCGTCCAACGACACGATGAGGCGCCAGACGCCGTCGCGTTCGATCTGGAAAAGATTGGCGCGCGCCTGCCTGGGAACGGGATCACCCTGCCGGAACGAGCGCACGATCTCCTTGGCGGGCTCGTAGAGTTCGACGGTCTCGAAGCAGAATCCCGCGCCGAAATTGGCATCAGCCCGCACGATCCGGAAAACCTCGAGAAGCTCTTCCCTGGAGAGCGGGTCCAGAGGGTGCGGCGCGCCGCTGACCTTGTCCGGGTTACCACAATGACATGCAGCGCCATCATCAGTCGTTTTTCCGGTGTTCATAGAACGATCCCTTCTGGTTGGTCCGACGATCTCATCGTGAAATTGCACAAATTGCAGTTCCTGGCGGCGCGCCCACCCGCCGGCGATCGGCTCGACCGCGGGTCAGCGCCACT encodes the following:
- a CDS encoding helix-turn-helix domain-containing protein — translated: MSNSLRSLSTTGLTPKTQVQYWTDALTELCGKFDVDPLGASSLEGHINYTTVSRLKLCQIEASQHRIALPNSRVRKAEHPFVKVLFQTYGISHFEQDGRRIELMPGDCLAYDVSGPHTIISPSLTRHEVVIVPTELLEERGFHSAKMPVCKVSARTGTGRIVHDFVHAAFGEAPRLSPSTATSLADTLIDLLLLPLREVGTMSDRSGPAALYLKAQAFIRDHLRDPELSIEQISAALGCSKRYLHMIFSDRGMTVSDYIWQARLQNCRQELEDAQGKTITDVAFSWGFSSSSHFSRVFRRYFGVSPSSILKVQHQHHLAPDALMKQSVRTFRFPSA
- a CDS encoding MarR family winged helix-turn-helix transcriptional regulator produces the protein MPGHLARRFQQIAVAVFVNEVEEAGFDLTPVQYAALSAVGASPGIDQVTLAGLIAYDRTTITGVVDRLVQKGLMVRHPSSRDRRARELRLTVEGGRTLRRIVPAVEAAQRIMLRGLTEKEAEQFLRLLRKTIAAANELSRAPLRDVARGEPG
- a CDS encoding FAD-binding monooxygenase gives rise to the protein MQFHLNGFEPGDPEIVDPTERHSPPGASGTVPEEVDVLIVGCGPAGLTLAAQLAAFPDIKTCIVDQKAGRLLRGQADGIACRTMEMFHAFDFSERVLKEAYWVNETTFWKPDDTSCEKIVRSGRVQDVEDGLSEFPHVILNQARVHDFFLDHMRRSAAKLEPYYARRALEVRADATAAGADGSSRPVTVRLERLDPSHEGQIETVRARFVIGCDGARSTVRKSIGRVLHGDSANHAWGVMDVLAVTDFPDIRLKSLIQSSTEGSIIVIPREGGYLVRLYVELAALDVGERVSSRNVTVDDLIAKAQRILNPYTLEVKDIAWWSVYEIGQRLCDKFDDVPADETQTHLPRVFIAGDACHTHSPKAGQGMNVSMQDAFNLAWKLASVLRKQCAPRLLQTYSAERQAIAKELIDFDREWAAILASANSGEGDGFDPARTQNYFVRHGRYTAGTATQYRPSMITAEPRHQHLATGFVVGTRLHSAPVIRLADARPVHLGHAVKADGRWRIFAFAGAEDPTAARSAIHALCDFLAEDPDSPVRRYTPRAEDIDSVIDVRAVFQQGHRELAIEALPSFLLPQKGRYGLRDYEKIFCADLEDGRDIFKIRGIDREAGCMVVVRPDQYVAHVLPLSAHAQLAAFFDGFMLQRN
- a CDS encoding MFS transporter; the encoded protein is MSVAAGRRRGRVARHALLIASAGATASSAVVSALPLVIADSLVRERQWSEATLLGGISAGMLLSVAAAPLGAFLIARVGLRRTIASVLCVLLGMLLLSAVDLQPRQLALVWALGIGASGCIGPMVVGSVVTAERYPQHCATASGLFLSCALAAPMLALPLSAVLIESLGRVAVISTMAVVVVAAISCAAVFIPDRCRSAQVGNAALASRRSVAASARDGNFWLLLVLTCVCGVTSTGLVGNHLISICRVEGLSASSGAGAVAASGIAAVIGGLAFGAAADRLSGMRLLAAYYFGRAVLLLWLPLSSFSLRELSEFAVLYGLDSAATMPALVRIGLDRFGRLQIGGVMSILAVAHHGAAAATTFAVAAAGPQYYPLAFAAGGVLCLVAGLLLVVRPQWISQHLCLARLQQPAIDAVDLAGNGADRRPPSCRAVRRLDRP
- a CDS encoding primary-amine oxidase; translated protein: MNTGKTTDDGAACHCGNPDKVSGAPHPLDPLSREELLEVFRIVRADANFGAGFCFETVELYEPAKEIVRSFRQGDPVPRQARANLFQIERDGVWRLIVSLDEKKVLKSDYIASAKPMIQLEQFTTIEEAVRRSPDFIAACKRRGIDDMESVCIDPWSAGNFDIPDEEGRYLAHVFAWLRLGENENFYAHPIGGLNAIVDIKTGEVLRVDDHEIIPIPKKGGNYEAQFIDKPRQPYKPLNVVQPEGVSFKLNGHQVSWDKWAFRIGFNSREGLTLHDISYDGRPVMYRASLVEMVVPYGTPDLGHFRKNVFDIGEYGIGKLANSLKLGCDCLGAIQYLDANLATMNGDVVTIENAVCIHEEDAGLLWKHWDFRTDRVESRRARRFVVSCICTVANYEYGIFWYFHTDGSIELELKATGVINTTACHPGKPGRYGKEVSPGVLGHIHQHIFCARLDMSVDGDRNRVVELNTYAAPEGPDNPYGNAFYEEETVLRSELAAGRRANLETHRAWRIASAERKNHVGLPTAYKLEPTHPVTPFVAANSPSGRRSAFTSNQLWVTAFDPEERYPAGEYMNHSDGSGGVADFVKKDRPLVDQDLVVWHTFGLHHQVRPEDFPVQPCIFTGFKLMPSGFFDHNPGIDLVSETNAASCHAKADR